The following are encoded together in the Oceanobacillus zhaokaii genome:
- a CDS encoding DAK2 domain-containing protein, translating into MTAEKIDGVALTNMILAGAHHLTNNAKKIDALNVFPVPDGDTGTNMNLSMTSGANEVKKLKSEHAADVANAFSKGLLMGARGNSGVILSQIFRGFAKGMDNKETVTVKDLAACFDSGVKTAYKAVMKPVEGTILTVAKDAAKEAIKLAETENNLIVLMEKVLAEAKASLKRTPDLLPVLKEVGVVDSGGQGLVTIYEGFLAALKGEELPESSLELEMEEMVNAEHHRVTQDFMNTSDIVFGYCTEFMVKFESDKLAENPYDEEAFRQELSEIGDSLLVVSDDEIVKVHVHSETPGTCLSLGQRYGSLINMKIENMREQHIALVGESEKAVSKELEEYAIVTVAMGKGLKALFESLGASVVIEGGQTMNPSTKDITDAINKANARNVIILPNNKNIRMAADQAAELAEVDAVVVPTTTIPQGITAMLAFHPEADILANKEAMDEARRQVKTGQVTYAVRDTQIEGIPIKNGNFMGIEDGKIKATHQDKAETTKLLLQEMISEDSEILTILYGEDVDKKEIDTLVAYIEDAYEDLEIEVHHGDQPIYSYIFSVE; encoded by the coding sequence GTGACTGCTGAAAAAATAGATGGAGTAGCTCTAACGAACATGATTCTAGCTGGGGCTCACCATTTAACAAATAATGCCAAAAAAATCGATGCATTGAATGTTTTTCCTGTGCCAGATGGTGATACGGGTACAAATATGAATTTATCGATGACTTCTGGAGCAAATGAAGTGAAAAAATTAAAAAGTGAGCACGCTGCCGATGTAGCAAATGCTTTTTCAAAAGGGCTATTAATGGGAGCAAGAGGGAATTCTGGTGTAATCCTCTCACAGATATTCCGAGGATTTGCAAAGGGTATGGATAATAAAGAAACGGTTACCGTTAAAGATTTAGCTGCTTGTTTTGATTCAGGGGTAAAAACCGCGTATAAGGCAGTAATGAAGCCTGTAGAAGGAACGATTCTTACGGTTGCAAAAGATGCTGCAAAAGAAGCAATAAAATTAGCTGAAACGGAAAATAATTTGATTGTATTAATGGAAAAGGTTTTAGCAGAGGCAAAAGCATCCTTGAAACGTACACCAGATTTATTACCAGTATTAAAAGAGGTTGGTGTGGTTGATTCTGGTGGACAAGGACTTGTAACAATTTATGAAGGGTTCTTGGCAGCACTTAAAGGTGAGGAGCTGCCTGAATCCTCTCTAGAACTAGAAATGGAAGAAATGGTGAATGCTGAACACCATCGTGTGACACAGGATTTCATGAATACTTCTGATATTGTCTTCGGATACTGTACAGAATTCATGGTGAAATTTGAATCAGATAAATTAGCTGAAAACCCATACGATGAAGAAGCATTCCGCCAAGAGTTAAGTGAGATTGGTGATTCATTACTCGTTGTTTCTGATGATGAAATTGTAAAAGTACATGTTCATTCTGAAACTCCGGGAACTTGTTTATCACTTGGACAACGCTACGGCAGCTTAATTAATATGAAAATTGAAAATATGCGCGAACAGCATATTGCATTAGTAGGTGAAAGTGAAAAAGCTGTATCAAAAGAGCTGGAAGAATACGCAATTGTTACAGTAGCAATGGGGAAAGGCTTAAAGGCATTATTTGAAAGTCTTGGAGCGTCTGTTGTTATTGAGGGTGGTCAAACGATGAATCCGAGCACGAAAGATATTACGGATGCTATCAATAAAGCGAACGCTCGAAATGTAATTATCTTGCCTAATAATAAGAATATCCGGATGGCAGCAGATCAAGCAGCTGAATTAGCGGAAGTAGATGCTGTAGTTGTGCCAACAACTACAATTCCACAAGGGATAACTGCAATGTTAGCTTTCCATCCAGAAGCAGATATCTTAGCGAATAAGGAAGCAATGGATGAAGCCAGAAGACAAGTAAAAACTGGACAAGTGACATATGCTGTTAGGGATACACAAATTGAAGGCATTCCCATCAAAAATGGTAATTTTATGGGAATTGAAGATGGTAAGATAAAGGCAACACATCAAGATAAAGCAGAAACGACTAAACTATTATTACAAGAGATGATTTCAGAAGATAGTGAGATCTTAACAATCCTTTACGGGGAAGATGTCGATAAAAAAGAAATCGACACGTTAGTAGCTTATATCGAAGACGCATATGAAGATTTAGAAATTGAAGTGCATCATGGTGACCAACCAATTTATTCGTATATCTTTTCTGTTGAATAA
- the sdaAB gene encoding L-serine ammonia-lyase, iron-sulfur-dependent subunit beta: MKYNSVFDIIGPVMVGPSSSHTAGAARIGLAARNLFGKEPKWAKIHLYESFAKTYKGHGTDFALAGGLLGFATDDPRMSKALDIAKERGIEIEYIEDSASSDHPNTARLVIGNDDESLELVGISIGGGKVEITELNGFALRLSGNHPAILIMHSDRFGAIASVTRILAKHEINIGHMEVNRKDIGKEALMVIEVDQNVEDSILVELKNAEHIISIAKIVS; the protein is encoded by the coding sequence GTGAAATATAATTCAGTGTTTGATATTATCGGTCCAGTAATGGTAGGACCATCGAGTTCACATACGGCCGGTGCCGCAAGAATTGGACTTGCGGCAAGAAACTTATTTGGAAAAGAACCGAAATGGGCCAAAATACATTTGTATGAGTCATTCGCTAAAACGTATAAAGGGCATGGAACAGATTTCGCTTTAGCAGGAGGATTACTGGGGTTTGCCACTGATGATCCACGTATGAGCAAAGCGCTGGACATTGCCAAGGAACGTGGGATTGAAATTGAATATATTGAGGATAGTGCTTCGAGCGATCATCCGAACACTGCAAGATTGGTTATTGGCAATGACGATGAAAGTCTTGAACTTGTCGGGATATCCATAGGTGGTGGGAAGGTAGAGATTACTGAATTAAATGGGTTTGCATTACGTTTGTCTGGAAACCACCCGGCAATTCTCATTATGCACAGTGATCGATTTGGTGCAATAGCATCGGTTACTAGAATATTAGCAAAGCATGAAATTAATATTGGACATATGGAAGTAAATCGAAAAGATATTGGAAAAGAAGCGTTAATGGTTATAGAAGTTGATCAGAATGTGGAAGATTCTATATTAGTAGAATTAAAGAATGCAGAACATATTATTAGCATAGCCAAGATTGTCAGTTAA
- the sdaAA gene encoding L-serine ammonia-lyase, iron-sulfur-dependent, subunit alpha: MFRTVAELVELADNEQISISEVMIRQEIDIKEKTREEVLEEMENNLQIMEKAIEDGLKGVRSTTGLTGGDAVLIQKYMKKKTPLSGPVMMDAVSKAMGTNEVNAAMGIICATPTAGSAGCVPGALFAVKDQLNATREEMIRFLFTAGAFGMVVANNAFISGAAGGCQAEVGSAGAMASAAIVEMAGGTPQQSAEAFAMTLKNMLGLVCDPVAGLVEVPCVKRNALGSSQAIVSADMALAGVVSRIPCDEVIGAMYRIGRQMPSSLRETGEGGLADTPTGRLLKEKIFGMSI, translated from the coding sequence ATGTTTAGAACTGTTGCAGAATTAGTGGAGCTTGCTGACAATGAACAAATATCTATTTCAGAAGTAATGATACGCCAAGAAATAGATATTAAAGAGAAAACCCGAGAAGAAGTACTTGAGGAGATGGAAAATAATCTTCAGATAATGGAAAAAGCAATTGAGGACGGATTAAAAGGGGTGCGATCGACTACAGGATTAACAGGTGGCGATGCAGTCTTAATTCAGAAATATATGAAGAAAAAAACGCCATTATCTGGTCCAGTAATGATGGATGCGGTGAGTAAAGCGATGGGAACAAATGAAGTGAATGCCGCGATGGGAATCATTTGTGCGACGCCAACAGCGGGAAGTGCTGGCTGTGTGCCAGGGGCTTTATTTGCTGTTAAGGATCAGCTAAATGCAACGCGTGAAGAAATGATTCGTTTCTTATTCACTGCTGGCGCGTTTGGGATGGTAGTAGCAAATAATGCATTTATTTCTGGAGCTGCTGGGGGTTGTCAGGCAGAAGTAGGTTCTGCTGGAGCAATGGCATCTGCTGCAATTGTAGAAATGGCGGGTGGTACACCGCAGCAGTCGGCAGAAGCATTTGCAATGACATTAAAAAATATGCTTGGTCTCGTATGCGACCCTGTTGCAGGGCTTGTTGAAGTCCCTTGTGTAAAACGAAATGCTCTTGGCTCCTCTCAAGCGATTGTCTCTGCAGATATGGCGCTTGCCGGTGTTGTTAGCCGGATTCCTTGTGATGAAGTAATTGGAGCAATGTACAGAATTGGCAGACAAATGCCTTCTTCCTTAAGAGAAACTGGTGAAGGTGGACTTGCGGATACACCAACGGGCCGATTATTAAAAGAAAAAATTTTTGGAATGTCCATATAG